The following proteins come from a genomic window of Musa acuminata AAA Group cultivar baxijiao chromosome BXJ1-7, Cavendish_Baxijiao_AAA, whole genome shotgun sequence:
- the LOC103991288 gene encoding protein kinase PINOID 2-like: MHSTARSRQPMAAAASRDDSDHDSSCSSFSTALDSRRSWISDVSFGSSSSISVRSYCGANGGDGAGHHQQQLLKPHKANQAEWEAIRRLRASSGHVRLDHFRIVRRLGSGDLGNVYLCQLRDPRSPGCLYAMKVVDREALAFRKKLQRAETEKEILRSLDHPFLPTLYADFDAAHYSCLVMEFCPGGDLHVARQRQPGRRFSISSAKFYAAETLLALEYLHMMGVVYRDLKPENVLVRDDGHIMLSDFDLSLKCDVVPKLMMQRLSSKLAAKNAKGSISSCVPPMQPVLSCFYGGGGSNANKCDKRAKTEDDDDDDDDADDQELDPELVAEPIAARSKSFVGTHEYLAPEVISGAGHGSAVDWWALGVFIYEMIYGRTPFKGEDNEKTLINIIKQPLGFPKAAAAAGKELEELSRAQDLICKLLVKNPKKRIGSMKGSAEIKKHEFFKGVNWALIRSVRPPEVPRDPRRGRSRTPSVAQKLSKKARDEPYHIPHHIDYF; the protein is encoded by the exons ATGCACTCCACCGCTCGAAGTCGCCAGCCCATGGCGGCCGCCGCCAGCCGAGACGACTCCGACCACGACAGCAGCTGCTCTTCCTTCAGCACCGCCCTCGACTCCCGCCGGAGTTGGATCAGCGACGTCAGCTTCGGCAGCTCCAGCTCCATCTCCGTCCGCTCCTACTGCGGCGCCAACGGAGGCGACGGCGCCGGGCACCACCAGCAGCAGCTGCTGAAGCCCCACAAGGCCAACCAGGCCGAGTGGGAAGCCATCCGGCGCCTGCGCGCCTCTTCTGGCCACGTCCGCCTCGACCACTTCCGCATCGTGCGCCGCCTCGGGAGCGGCGACCTCGGCAACGTTTATCTCTGCCAGCTCCGCGACCCTCGCTCCCCGGGCTGCCTCTACGCCATGAAGGTTGTCGACCGTGAGGCGCTCGCCTTCCGCAAGAAGCTGCAGCGCGCGGAGACTGAGAAGGAGATCCTCCGCTCGCTCGACCACCCCTTCCTCCCCACTCTCTACGCCGACTTCGACGCCGCCCACTACTCTTGCCTTGTCATGGAGTTCTGCCCCGGCGGCGACCTGCACGTGGCCCGCCAGCGCCAACCCGGGCGCCGCTTCAGCATCTCCTCTGCCAA GTTTTATGCTGCGGAGACGCTCTTAGCGCTGGAGTACCTCCACATGATGGGGGTGGTGTACAGGGACCTGAAGCCGGAGAACGTGCTCGTGAGGGACGACGGCCACATCATGCTCTCCGACTTCGACCTCTCCCTCAAGTGCGACGTCGTCCCCAAGCTCATGATGCAGAGGCTCAGCAGCAAGCTCGCGGCCAAGAACGCCAAAGGCTCCATCTCCTCCTGCGTGCCGCCCATGCAGCCTGTGCTCTCCTGCTTctacggcggcggcggcagcaacgcCAACAAATGCGACAAGAGGGCGAAAaccgaggacgacgacgacgacgacgacgacgcggACGATCAGGAGCTCGACCCAGAGCTCGTCGCAGAGCCCATCGCCGCGCGGTCGAAGTCGTTCGTGGGCACACACGAGTACCTCGCCCCGGAGGTAATCTCTGGCGCCGGCCACGGCAGCGCCGTCGACTGGTGGGCCCTCGGGGTGTTCATCTACGAGATGATCTACGGAAGGACGCCGTTCAAAGGCGAGGACAACGAGAAGACCCTCATCAACATCATCAAGCAGCCGCTTGGCTTCCCcaaggcggcggcagcagcaggcaAGGAGTTGGAAGAGCTGTCGAGAGCTCAAGACCTGATATGCAAGCTCCTGGTGAAGAACCCCAAGAAGAGGATCGGGAGCATGAAGGGCTCTGCCGAGATCAAGAAGCATGAGTTCTTCAAGGGCGTCAACTGGGCTCTTATTAGGTCAG